In Halobacteriovorax marinus SJ, the following proteins share a genomic window:
- a CDS encoding response regulator has translation MNFSDYSILIAEDDEDLLELCLEAFQMKGFKVYGSNDGLRALEIFKSESIDIIISDSGMPGLSGLELLREVRSMAEKSPLFFLFSGDIFLTDEQVKEKGATALISKPFGLDEILQTVINSIEERDYVVSK, from the coding sequence ATGAATTTTAGTGACTATAGTATTCTCATTGCTGAGGATGACGAAGATTTATTAGAACTTTGCTTGGAAGCTTTTCAAATGAAAGGTTTTAAGGTCTATGGTTCAAACGATGGACTTCGAGCTCTTGAAATCTTTAAGAGTGAGAGTATTGATATCATTATCTCCGACTCAGGTATGCCGGGACTAAGTGGGCTGGAACTTTTGAGAGAAGTGAGAAGCATGGCCGAAAAGTCACCACTCTTTTTTCTATTTTCTGGGGATATTTTTCTAACAGATGAGCAAGTAAAAGAGAAGGGGGCAACTGCTCTCATCTCGAAACCCTTTGGTCTTGATGAGATACTTCAAACAGTAATAAATTCTATAGAAGAAAGAGACTATGTCGTATCAAAGTAA
- a CDS encoding KH domain-containing protein, with amino-acid sequence MSELKDLIHYVSKSLVDMPDAVEVNEIVGEQTTVIELKVDKTDLGKVIGKQGRTARALRTILNAASTKLKKRSVLEIIE; translated from the coding sequence ATGAGCGAATTGAAAGATCTAATCCATTACGTTTCTAAATCACTAGTCGACATGCCAGATGCGGTAGAAGTAAACGAGATTGTAGGAGAACAAACTACAGTTATCGAACTTAAAGTTGATAAGACAGATTTAGGTAAAGTTATCGGTAAGCAAGGTCGTACGGCCAGAGCCCTTAGAACAATTCTTAATGCTGCATCAACAAAGCTTAAGAAGAGATCTGTTCTAGAAATTATCGAATAG
- the rpsP gene encoding 30S ribosomal protein S16, translating to MLTIRMQRGGRVHMPIYTIVATDSRNPRDGKFLERLGQYNPHIEGSQLIDVKAERIAALVKSGATMSDTVRTLLKKNKIQLG from the coding sequence ATGCTAACAATCAGAATGCAACGCGGTGGTAGAGTTCATATGCCTATTTACACTATTGTTGCCACAGACTCAAGAAATCCAAGAGACGGAAAGTTCCTTGAAAGATTAGGTCAATACAATCCACATATCGAAGGTTCACAACTTATCGACGTAAAAGCTGAAAGAATTGCTGCTCTAGTTAAGAGTGGAGCTACTATGTCAGATACAGTTAGAACTCTTTTAAAGAAAAACAAGATCCAATTAGGTTAA
- a CDS encoding NADAR family protein, whose protein sequence is MKNLALHILFLFSTLTFAANADYPAHWWQEVDRQTAPGWEVLPQDAKEGEVILSKRNELGILSNFAATDFVYKGTLYKSVEGFWQSLKYPESQDDMRATFEGIEWPYSRAEVELMTGFLAKKAGGYANANMREMGIDWVTFQGKKIKFWTVSKGVHYRLIKDALRTKAIQNPKVMEILLSTGDLKLLPDHIMGDAPPAWFYNKIWMELRKEFREQAQ, encoded by the coding sequence ATGAAAAATCTCGCACTACACATCCTTTTTTTATTTTCGACATTAACATTTGCGGCCAACGCTGATTACCCTGCCCATTGGTGGCAAGAGGTAGATCGTCAAACAGCTCCAGGCTGGGAAGTTCTTCCACAGGACGCTAAAGAGGGAGAAGTCATTCTTTCAAAGCGTAATGAACTTGGAATTCTTTCAAATTTTGCGGCCACAGACTTTGTTTACAAAGGAACTCTGTACAAGTCAGTTGAAGGTTTCTGGCAGTCGCTAAAGTATCCTGAGTCGCAAGATGACATGAGAGCGACTTTCGAGGGAATAGAGTGGCCATATTCAAGGGCCGAAGTTGAATTGATGACAGGCTTTCTGGCCAAGAAGGCCGGCGGTTATGCCAATGCAAATATGAGAGAGATGGGAATTGACTGGGTGACTTTCCAAGGAAAGAAAATCAAGTTTTGGACAGTATCTAAAGGTGTTCATTACCGTCTGATTAAAGATGCTCTGAGAACAAAGGCCATTCAGAATCCAAAGGTGATGGAGATTCTTCTCTCCACTGGAGATCTGAAACTTCTTCCTGATCATATTATGGGAGATGCTCCTCCTGCGTGGTTCTACAATAAGATTTGGATGGAGCTTCGAAAAGAATTTAGAGAGCAAGCTCAGTAA
- a CDS encoding tail fiber domain-containing protein codes for MNNMLLKIFLLFLSTSITFASEKISYSGRLTSANGAPISGPVSITLDIVTSTPTTLCSITDTSVPLSNGVFHLEVDYGTTCDSSRSLKQIISDAVNASEELFIRVTDNTHTKVYPAQAITSTPLATFALEAASVREGSIVNTDLKGVAANCANNEVIAGDGSGNFKCISASTGSVTSITAGTGLTGGTITSSGTIAVDVGAGAGNIPQLDGSGKLVTSVETDPNVLAFAKSSLPTCNAGEVLKSDGTNFSCVTDDVGTDSDTTYTAGTGIDLTAGQFSIDASACPAGQRMIFGAPGFGCEDADAISLQGNDVDNAAPNDNDVLTWNNATSKWEPRATAATVTNLDDLSDAATTTDNLFLGHSNTMGTSNTGVGITSLDALTTGNFNTSIGDGSLTANQSGSNNVAIGYNAGASNISGSGNVFIGNAAGENETGSNKLYIDNSNTATPLIQGDFSTDIVTINGKLKIVDGTEGATKVLTSSADGTASWTSLSGAGSVTSVDVTAPLVKGGTASDVDLSIPAATTTADGYLSSTDWNIFNMKQDALPSGGTTGQYLRGDLTLSTFVDDVLASVLTGYSAGANTPLAATDNVVGAFSKVQGQINANQTSISTNASDIATNTTDIASKVDKTTTVNGVALSSNIVLDTDDVAEGSTNLYFQDSRAKAAAVINATTGSETDRAPSVQAIKNYITANTGTGDFMADGSVPMTSQLKLADGTSFAPALSFNNDPNTGLFSSGADAIGFATGSIEKMTLASNGNLGIGTPSPSSGLNLHEKNRIQITNSTTGNANFLDGISIALLSSKDMEIRASESGAKIDMIADDFIKFNTSGSNERMRIIQNGNVGIGVTDPDAKLEVAGQVKITGGTPGVGKVLTSDADGLASWTTPTSGTVSSVSATAPLSVTNPTTTPSLSISQANTSTNGYLSSTDWNTFNNKQSALPTGGTTSQYLRGDYTLSTFVDDVLASVLTGYTVGADTPLAATDSVLGAFSKVQGQINDNNTDISTNATNIGTNTTNISNNASAISTNTGNISSNATDIATNASNIASNDTDIAQNASDIAAINESQWTTTGSDIYYNTGNIGMGTPTPRTKLHLFGSAGAAASDFLTIEGAGNAGVGRGVGVLMKVPAGSGTTVDGARIVATQRSGTSTDIAFELGTTGTLSERMRFTHTGKVGVGVSNPISSLDLNNEGKIKYNNFKLNGQSQTEDSQGASYIILHQAYDGALMSDHRVEGRITARRGNTTSSNKSINCLISSSTAYNTDQATLSCLRENVRLVYVDVASVKYIALKLLNTSTRYDFRFDGYASVPNGEEFLKLLYDQQVSNETAFTSKASNIIDGKLLVSENIIGEKNIAISTGSSIKLKGESDSTHRIYHQTATDSDVIEISANFKIDDYNSGTPQTRFRILAGSGNVGIGLGETAPTERLEVSGNVKATAFYGDGSGLTGITADSSSNNVNAIINADADSNSSGEILLQTAGTTRASISNTGDMTLGSAVNSGTGVTSFSVGSATEPSVISLGEDASNNSAITWNNTSNYVSIGTTNASTAYNETLVVRNGKVGIGTNNPVDKLTVKGDTSSLRLESTTANINNSSSIVFAENATDDHFILRYDGSDSVEGSGALTFSGMSSGDILSLNRGGKVGIGTTAPSVKFQVQTESLGTGWKAVNDNFAFLSQDAWQTLVSTSADTWGSSIMLKQVDHATKAYENSWAISRQTNSNGTGDGSLRFTYGTDVSPTENPAMVTFETNGRVGIGTVDPSEQLEVNGNVKAASYLYTSDKRFKKNITLVEAPLAKVDALRGVLFDWRNDEYNDLNLPEGRDYGFIAQEVEEVAPELVHTDDFGYKSVKYANITSILVEAVKSLKDKFNKYFEDNDKEVKELGRKVASLEEENKELKKKSLENERRIEEMEKNLKEILKTMNSNNKNN; via the coding sequence ATGAATAATATGCTGCTAAAAATTTTCTTACTTTTTCTAAGCACAAGTATAACTTTTGCTTCTGAGAAAATTTCTTACTCAGGAAGGCTCACTAGCGCTAACGGTGCACCTATTTCTGGGCCAGTAAGTATTACCTTAGACATTGTAACTTCTACACCTACAACTCTATGTTCAATCACTGACACTTCTGTTCCACTCTCCAATGGGGTTTTCCATTTAGAAGTAGACTACGGAACAACTTGTGATAGCTCTAGATCGTTGAAACAAATTATTTCAGATGCTGTAAATGCGTCAGAAGAATTATTTATAAGAGTGACGGATAATACTCATACAAAAGTTTATCCGGCCCAGGCCATCACATCCACACCTCTAGCGACTTTTGCCCTAGAAGCGGCTTCTGTTAGAGAGGGATCAATTGTTAATACAGACTTAAAAGGTGTTGCGGCCAATTGTGCTAATAATGAAGTTATTGCTGGAGATGGTTCTGGTAACTTTAAATGTATTTCAGCAAGTACTGGTTCAGTAACTTCTATTACAGCAGGAACTGGGCTTACAGGTGGAACGATCACTTCGTCAGGAACAATAGCTGTTGACGTAGGAGCCGGTGCTGGAAATATTCCACAACTTGATGGTTCAGGAAAACTTGTAACTTCTGTTGAAACTGACCCTAATGTACTGGCCTTTGCCAAAAGCTCACTTCCAACTTGTAATGCGGGAGAAGTTCTAAAATCTGATGGTACTAATTTTTCATGTGTAACAGATGATGTTGGAACAGACTCAGATACGACTTACACAGCGGGAACAGGGATTGATCTCACAGCAGGTCAATTCTCAATTGATGCCAGTGCATGTCCAGCTGGACAGAGAATGATTTTTGGAGCTCCAGGTTTTGGATGTGAAGATGCCGATGCTATTTCTCTTCAAGGTAATGATGTTGATAATGCAGCTCCAAACGACAACGATGTTTTGACATGGAATAATGCCACATCTAAATGGGAACCGAGAGCAACAGCTGCGACAGTTACAAACTTAGACGATCTCTCTGATGCTGCAACAACAACGGATAACTTATTCCTTGGTCATAGTAATACAATGGGAACTTCAAATACAGGAGTTGGTATTACTTCACTCGACGCTTTAACTACAGGTAACTTTAATACGTCTATTGGTGATGGCTCACTTACTGCTAATCAAAGTGGATCAAATAATGTGGCCATTGGTTACAACGCTGGTGCCAGCAATATTTCAGGAAGTGGAAATGTCTTCATAGGAAATGCCGCTGGAGAAAATGAAACAGGATCAAATAAGCTCTATATTGATAATTCAAATACTGCGACTCCACTTATCCAAGGTGACTTCTCTACTGATATCGTTACGATAAATGGAAAGTTAAAAATTGTTGATGGTACTGAGGGTGCTACAAAAGTTCTTACGTCCTCCGCGGATGGAACAGCAAGTTGGACTTCTCTCTCTGGTGCCGGAAGTGTGACAAGTGTTGATGTAACTGCTCCTCTGGTAAAAGGTGGTACAGCATCAGATGTCGATCTCTCAATTCCTGCGGCGACAACAACTGCTGACGGTTACTTAAGTTCAACGGACTGGAATATTTTTAATATGAAGCAGGACGCTCTACCTAGTGGTGGAACGACTGGACAATACCTTCGAGGCGATTTAACTCTTTCAACTTTTGTAGATGATGTTCTAGCTAGTGTCCTAACAGGATATAGTGCAGGTGCAAATACTCCCCTAGCTGCAACAGATAATGTTGTAGGAGCTTTCTCTAAAGTGCAGGGACAAATAAATGCCAATCAAACTTCAATCTCAACTAACGCATCTGATATCGCTACTAATACAACAGATATTGCTTCAAAAGTTGACAAGACTACAACTGTTAACGGAGTCGCCCTCTCTTCAAATATTGTACTAGACACTGACGATGTTGCCGAAGGTTCTACAAATCTTTACTTCCAAGACTCTCGCGCAAAAGCAGCGGCAGTAATTAATGCAACAACAGGAAGTGAAACAGATAGGGCCCCTTCAGTACAAGCAATAAAGAATTATATTACAGCAAATACTGGAACTGGTGACTTCATGGCCGATGGCTCAGTTCCAATGACATCTCAGCTTAAACTGGCCGATGGAACATCTTTTGCGCCGGCACTTTCATTTAACAACGATCCAAATACAGGTCTCTTTTCATCTGGTGCTGACGCTATTGGATTTGCGACTGGAAGTATAGAAAAGATGACACTCGCTTCAAACGGAAATTTAGGTATTGGAACACCTTCTCCGTCTTCAGGTCTTAACCTACACGAAAAGAATAGAATTCAAATAACAAATTCAACAACAGGTAATGCAAACTTCTTAGATGGTATTTCAATTGCCCTACTTAGCAGTAAGGATATGGAAATTAGAGCTTCAGAGTCAGGTGCAAAGATTGATATGATTGCTGATGACTTTATTAAATTTAATACGAGTGGCTCTAACGAGAGAATGAGAATTATTCAAAATGGTAATGTTGGGATTGGTGTCACTGATCCAGATGCAAAGCTAGAAGTTGCAGGACAAGTTAAAATCACAGGCGGAACACCAGGCGTTGGTAAAGTACTAACTTCAGATGCAGATGGTCTCGCCTCTTGGACAACTCCAACTTCTGGAACAGTTAGCTCAGTTTCGGCGACAGCTCCTCTATCTGTTACAAACCCTACGACAACTCCTTCACTCTCTATCTCTCAAGCGAATACATCTACTAATGGTTACCTTAGTTCAACTGATTGGAATACATTTAATAATAAACAGAGTGCTCTTCCAACAGGAGGAACAACTTCACAGTACCTAAGAGGAGATTACACTCTTTCAACTTTTGTCGATGATGTGCTAGCAAGCGTACTTACGGGTTACACTGTAGGCGCAGATACACCTCTTGCGGCAACAGACTCAGTTCTCGGGGCATTTTCAAAAGTTCAGGGACAGATCAATGATAACAATACTGATATCAGCACCAATGCAACAAATATTGGAACGAATACGACAAATATAAGTAATAATGCCAGTGCAATTTCAACTAACACTGGAAATATCTCAAGCAATGCAACAGATATAGCAACTAATGCTTCAAATATAGCAAGTAATGATACAGATATCGCTCAGAATGCCAGTGATATTGCAGCAATAAATGAATCGCAGTGGACAACAACAGGTTCAGACATTTATTACAACACTGGAAATATTGGGATGGGTACCCCTACTCCTAGAACAAAACTTCATCTATTTGGATCAGCAGGAGCAGCGGCATCAGACTTTTTAACTATTGAAGGCGCAGGTAATGCTGGAGTAGGAAGAGGAGTTGGAGTTTTAATGAAAGTTCCAGCAGGCAGTGGAACAACTGTAGATGGTGCCCGAATCGTAGCGACTCAAAGATCAGGAACTTCAACAGATATTGCTTTTGAACTAGGTACAACTGGAACACTAAGTGAAAGGATGAGATTTACTCATACTGGAAAAGTAGGTGTTGGAGTTAGTAACCCTATTTCATCTTTAGACTTAAATAATGAAGGCAAGATAAAATACAACAATTTTAAATTAAATGGACAATCGCAAACTGAAGATAGTCAAGGTGCAAGCTATATTATACTCCATCAAGCATACGATGGTGCATTAATGAGTGACCATAGAGTAGAAGGTAGAATTACGGCAAGAAGAGGAAATACAACATCGTCAAATAAGTCGATTAATTGTCTAATTTCGTCTTCTACCGCTTATAACACAGATCAAGCGACCCTCTCTTGTTTAAGAGAAAATGTTAGATTAGTTTATGTTGATGTAGCTTCCGTGAAGTATATTGCACTTAAGCTCTTGAATACCTCTACAAGATATGACTTTAGATTTGATGGATATGCATCTGTGCCTAATGGCGAAGAGTTTTTAAAACTACTATATGATCAACAAGTATCTAATGAAACCGCTTTTACCTCTAAAGCAAGTAATATTATAGATGGTAAGTTACTTGTATCTGAAAATATAATTGGAGAAAAGAATATTGCGATCTCCACAGGTAGTAGCATTAAGTTAAAGGGTGAATCAGACAGTACTCATAGAATCTACCATCAAACTGCAACTGATAGTGATGTCATAGAGATTTCTGCAAACTTTAAGATTGACGACTACAATTCTGGAACGCCTCAGACAAGGTTCAGAATATTAGCAGGATCAGGTAATGTTGGTATTGGATTAGGAGAAACCGCTCCTACAGAAAGACTAGAGGTTTCAGGAAATGTGAAGGCCACTGCTTTCTACGGTGATGGTTCCGGCTTAACAGGAATTACTGCTGATAGTTCAAGTAATAATGTAAACGCAATTATTAATGCTGATGCCGACTCAAACTCAAGTGGTGAGATCCTTCTACAAACTGCTGGAACAACAAGAGCAAGTATTTCTAATACGGGAGATATGACTCTAGGAAGTGCTGTTAATTCAGGTACAGGAGTAACGAGCTTTAGTGTTGGCTCTGCTACTGAGCCAAGTGTAATCTCTCTAGGTGAAGATGCTAGCAATAACTCCGCCATCACATGGAATAATACAAGTAACTATGTCTCTATTGGTACTACTAATGCCAGTACGGCTTACAATGAAACTCTCGTAGTTAGAAATGGTAAAGTCGGAATCGGGACAAACAACCCTGTTGATAAGCTCACAGTTAAAGGTGATACATCATCTCTAAGACTCGAATCTACAACTGCAAATATAAATAACTCAAGTAGTATCGTCTTTGCTGAAAATGCCACTGATGATCACTTCATACTTAGATATGACGGTTCAGACTCTGTTGAAGGAAGTGGTGCTCTAACCTTTAGTGGAATGAGCTCCGGAGATATTTTATCTCTTAATAGAGGTGGTAAAGTTGGAATTGGAACAACTGCACCGTCAGTTAAATTTCAAGTTCAAACTGAGAGTTTAGGTACAGGTTGGAAAGCTGTGAACGACAATTTTGCCTTCCTCTCACAAGATGCGTGGCAAACACTCGTCTCTACATCAGCGGACACTTGGGGTTCTTCGATTATGCTCAAACAAGTTGATCATGCGACAAAAGCATACGAAAATAGTTGGGCCATCTCAAGACAGACAAACTCTAATGGGACTGGTGACGGATCTCTAAGATTTACTTACGGTACAGATGTCTCACCTACTGAGAATCCGGCCATGGTAACTTTTGAAACTAATGGACGTGTCGGTATTGGAACAGTTGATCCAAGCGAGCAACTAGAAGTTAATGGTAATGTAAAGGCCGCGTCTTATCTCTATACATCAGATAAGAGATTTAAAAAGAATATAACTCTAGTTGAAGCGCCACTTGCTAAAGTTGATGCCCTTAGAGGTGTTCTCTTTGATTGGAGAAATGATGAGTACAATGATTTAAACCTTCCTGAAGGAAGAGATTACGGTTTCATCGCTCAAGAAGTTGAAGAAGTTGCACCAGAGTTAGTACACACAGATGACTTTGGTTATAAGTCTGTTAAGTACGCCAATATCACATCTATCTTAGTGGAGGCAGTTAAGTCGCTCAAAGACAAATTCAATAAGTACTTTGAAGATAATGATAAGGAAGTAAAAGAATTAGGAAGAAAGGTTGCCTCACTAGAAGAGGAGAATAAAGAATTAAAGAAGAAGTCTCTTGAAAATGAAAGAAGAATTGAAGAGATGGAGAAGAACTTAAAAGAAATATTAAAGACAATGAATTCTAATAATAAGAATAACTAA
- a CDS encoding fibrinogen-like YCDxxxxGGGW domain-containing protein has product MRYSLALFMTLLSLETFAINTVATGFQLAPDNLKTIVAHGICKKVWNTGSESHFVATNSSPEWLNFIANHPSDLTVRSCQANCSNLQAMGITTSGVYNLDIDESGPIPALDMYCDMTNDGGGWTRVFKHNTVGGYFTDLDDAKLKNQATPTADLYSILQYIENLKSSHGLTFKYRDTTNSLQNIWFQRSNPLYDTSVMGYRPIEIAYSSNYWGGLENGNRDSSGRKNADKSLFDGSVEHPNWWYSVGATTDHNGNIPSFNNLSTDEVELWVHTAGLKPMSCSHIVQMGDHKGDGIYTIYPDQINATNVYCDMSTLGGGWTLFYANAAASTIPVKKSWNEFRDEKYGLDVSTLGYSSPSTVGMLDVTRFTTATQVMAKDIGNWAATDYSVISFHENQSLQDMVTLKIVNENGNCYNMPGGQSFHFQNSNTADYYFDKVNGWSTGKVSFGWMDCFTGSDAQTPEPDVQNHPRHFMYNTNSAADGTRVRGIGGFNSGDANAVARFFIKDKLDRPQSCMDILLSGESKGSGTYTIYPRGSAISVECDMTTHGGGWTKVWHGYPTEAYANSTANEVYSRSNKIPFNQMMMKGENTGETVVDQTTETAYLDDTIVAYYQSVISQADAAFPTVSFHDFEGNQDVKLVAGNFMRGYGNNWRYFWTCINVSSSTRIFTGGSYAPGCQTRPSFNTASISTCTGSNSDYCEDAFTSTEIDTGLGLTLKQYQETSTWVRSLPSMTSCRDILDHNYSHGSDVYQIDPDGPNGENPPFKTYCNMTTDGGGWTLTWSNTREGTNKPVTGISYSDAVNTLPRCSKPAAANALDSSGDCSYLSLPTMPYSDSKYVNYFLGLKHWNNIAKDDDFELLYEWEYDYDIGTTNSYKASINKFEASDNYRLTMTNYQTLVGGFDSAHGSTHNGMQFTTMDADNDNHGDNCGTLYSNTPFWYNACWSGNINGGGENSDNDTLHHNGAYYSGSVRAWATTSDGVGAGNGWFFIRERKSKRFPRNCKDILDNDPNAPSGVYSVDFSPGTPASRMTVYCDMENDGGGWTLIFSHNVSGGFWTDATEASFKNNNVPSPDLEKYSLMTQIKYLRSSGKFTFKMEWPGNAHKNIWSQTSDPSVDQPIAGYQAISVSSTGASWGGLERNCTAGCTSSFADGSVGTSTWWYAIGSYADYSPGGMPGPNDGTGDVTQHVLLWIK; this is encoded by the coding sequence ATGAGATATAGCTTAGCTCTATTCATGACTCTCTTAAGCCTTGAAACCTTTGCAATTAATACAGTTGCAACAGGCTTTCAACTTGCTCCTGACAATTTAAAAACAATAGTCGCGCACGGTATCTGTAAAAAGGTTTGGAATACTGGAAGTGAAAGCCACTTTGTTGCAACCAACTCAAGCCCTGAGTGGCTTAACTTTATCGCCAATCACCCAAGTGATCTCACGGTTAGATCCTGCCAAGCAAACTGCTCTAACCTTCAGGCCATGGGAATAACAACTTCTGGTGTCTATAATTTAGATATAGATGAATCAGGACCAATTCCCGCACTTGATATGTACTGTGATATGACAAACGATGGCGGTGGATGGACGCGAGTCTTTAAGCACAATACAGTTGGAGGCTACTTTACAGACCTAGACGACGCTAAGTTAAAAAATCAAGCGACACCAACTGCAGACCTCTACTCTATCTTACAATACATAGAAAACCTTAAAAGCTCCCATGGGCTTACCTTTAAGTATAGGGATACAACTAACTCTCTTCAAAATATCTGGTTTCAAAGAAGTAACCCACTCTACGACACTAGTGTCATGGGTTATAGACCCATTGAAATTGCCTACTCAAGTAACTACTGGGGAGGACTTGAAAATGGAAATAGAGATAGTTCAGGACGAAAGAATGCAGACAAGTCTCTCTTTGACGGCTCGGTTGAACACCCTAATTGGTGGTATAGTGTTGGAGCAACAACTGATCACAATGGAAATATTCCAAGCTTTAATAATTTAAGTACAGATGAAGTAGAACTCTGGGTTCATACGGCGGGCTTAAAACCCATGAGTTGTTCTCACATTGTTCAGATGGGAGATCATAAAGGAGATGGAATCTACACGATCTATCCAGATCAAATCAATGCCACAAATGTCTACTGTGATATGAGTACTCTTGGTGGTGGCTGGACTCTCTTCTATGCTAACGCTGCAGCGAGTACGATACCGGTGAAGAAATCATGGAATGAGTTTAGAGATGAAAAGTATGGTTTAGATGTTTCGACACTTGGCTACTCTTCTCCTAGTACAGTAGGAATGTTAGATGTCACAAGATTTACAACTGCGACTCAGGTCATGGCAAAAGATATTGGTAATTGGGCCGCCACAGATTACTCAGTTATTAGTTTTCATGAGAATCAGTCGCTACAAGATATGGTGACTCTTAAAATCGTGAACGAAAATGGCAATTGCTACAATATGCCAGGTGGCCAATCTTTTCATTTTCAAAATAGTAATACTGCTGACTACTACTTTGATAAAGTGAACGGTTGGTCTACAGGAAAAGTTAGTTTTGGTTGGATGGATTGCTTTACTGGCTCTGATGCTCAAACACCTGAGCCAGATGTACAGAACCACCCTAGGCACTTCATGTACAATACAAATAGTGCTGCCGATGGGACTCGAGTTAGAGGTATCGGAGGCTTTAATAGTGGTGATGCTAACGCTGTTGCAAGATTTTTCATAAAAGATAAATTAGATCGTCCTCAAAGTTGTATGGATATTCTTCTTAGTGGTGAATCAAAAGGAAGTGGAACTTATACAATCTACCCAAGAGGAAGTGCCATCAGTGTTGAATGTGATATGACAACTCATGGTGGTGGATGGACAAAAGTTTGGCACGGATATCCTACAGAGGCCTACGCAAACTCAACTGCCAATGAAGTATACTCACGCTCTAATAAAATTCCTTTTAATCAAATGATGATGAAAGGTGAAAATACAGGGGAAACAGTCGTCGATCAGACAACGGAAACCGCCTATCTTGACGACACGATTGTTGCCTACTACCAAAGTGTTATCTCTCAAGCAGACGCGGCTTTTCCCACAGTGAGCTTTCATGACTTTGAAGGGAATCAAGATGTAAAGTTAGTGGCCGGAAATTTTATGAGAGGCTATGGAAATAATTGGAGATACTTCTGGACATGTATTAATGTAAGTTCATCAACAAGAATATTTACTGGCGGAAGCTATGCTCCTGGTTGTCAAACAAGACCAAGTTTTAATACAGCTTCAATTTCAACCTGTACTGGATCAAATAGTGACTACTGTGAAGATGCCTTTACCAGTACAGAGATAGACACAGGACTTGGATTAACTCTTAAACAATATCAAGAAACTTCCACATGGGTTAGATCTCTTCCAAGTATGACTTCTTGTAGAGATATTCTCGATCACAATTATTCTCACGGTAGTGATGTGTATCAGATTGATCCAGATGGACCTAATGGAGAAAACCCTCCATTTAAAACTTATTGTAATATGACAACAGACGGTGGAGGTTGGACACTGACGTGGTCAAATACAAGAGAGGGAACAAATAAACCTGTGACTGGTATCTCCTACTCTGATGCTGTTAACACTCTACCAAGATGTTCAAAGCCAGCTGCAGCAAATGCTCTGGATTCATCAGGTGATTGCTCATACTTATCTCTTCCAACAATGCCTTATAGTGATTCAAAATACGTTAATTACTTCCTTGGACTTAAGCATTGGAATAATATTGCTAAGGACGATGACTTCGAGCTCCTTTATGAATGGGAATATGACTACGATATTGGCACAACTAATTCTTATAAGGCGAGTATTAATAAATTTGAGGCCTCAGATAATTACAGGCTTACAATGACTAACTACCAAACTCTAGTTGGAGGATTTGACTCGGCCCATGGAAGTACCCATAACGGAATGCAATTTACAACCATGGACGCGGATAACGATAACCACGGCGATAATTGTGGAACGCTCTATTCCAACACTCCTTTTTGGTATAATGCCTGCTGGTCTGGAAATATAAATGGTGGTGGTGAAAATAGCGATAACGATACACTTCATCACAACGGAGCCTACTATAGTGGTTCAGTAAGAGCATGGGCAACCACTAGTGATGGTGTGGGAGCTGGCAATGGATGGTTCTTTATAAGAGAGAGAAAGAGTAAACGCTTTCCAAGAAATTGTAAGGACATCCTAGATAATGATCCTAATGCGCCGTCAGGAGTTTATAGTGTAGACTTCTCCCCTGGAACACCAGCGAGTAGAATGACAGTTTACTGTGATATGGAAAATGACGGTGGTGGATGGACACTTATTTTTAGTCATAATGTAAGTGGAGGTTTTTGGACAGATGCCACTGAAGCGAGCTTTAAGAATAATAATGTACCATCTCCAGACCTAGAGAAATACTCTCTTATGACACAAATAAAGTACCTTAGATCTTCTGGTAAATTTACATTTAAAATGGAGTGGCCAGGCAACGCCCATAAGAATATCTGGTCTCAAACAAGTGATCCAAGTGTTGATCAGCCTATTGCTGGATATCAGGCGATTAGTGTAAGTTCAACTGGAGCATCTTGGGGAGGACTAGAGAGAAATTGTACAGCAGGATGTACTTCTTCCTTTGCTGACGGTTCAGTGGGAACAAGTACTTGGTGGTATGCTATTGGTTCTTACGCCGACTATAGCCCTGGTGGTATGCCAGGGCCGAATGATGGAACAGGAGATGTTACTCAACACGTTCTCCTGTGGATAAAGTAA